The sequence tcaattctaagtaaaaactaatacaaaattaagaatcaatttacttttgctcgatatgaccaccttttgccttgactatggccttcagacggttcagaaacgaatgtcaagctgcccgaatgtggctTGCAGGTATCTTGGCTaactcgcggacaatgacttttttcagcgcctcgaggctGGTGAATCTTTTCGTTCgggccttgctctccaaaatagccCAAGGAGgatagtccatcggattcgcgtctagtgaatttgagagccattttgTGGAAGTTATGAAATTTGGagcattgttttttagccattcttggttcactcgagctttgtgagacggtgctgaGTCCTGATGAGGCGtctatggtctgccaccgaaatatttgtctgcccacgacttcaaagcaaccttcagaatactttcccgataatatttcgcatttatcttgGCGCCAGACTcgttagaaaacacaatgttcggaaactgaccgctttcggccaagcgaaacaactccttcgctccctctagtctgacttgttgctgctttggtgtgagatcatgcgcctttggtattttgaatcttgtaaggcttgactttgtatgcatttttcagtatgcggcggatgctacggtcagatattttcagttatttcaccatttgattggcacttcgtcggggatttcgctcaagtcgcttcttcactttttgaaccatttcacgtgacgtagcagtcttttgatgaccacctccatgatgtttcgcgatgctaccagtatcgttgtaacgagtaatagtacgattaacaaaaaaactttatttattttaaggtgctcgagctcacgaacaatagcgggttgtgattttccagccaaatgtaATGCAATCTcattattacgtttcaattccattactgattttcttttttcgcgtttactttaGCCAACTAAAAGacagcggtctgaagttggtaacacttcgagtgctggaccctgcatgaaatatagaacactttgcaaaaaattcgtatctgtatcaaataagatgtgtgtgtctgtatgtacgtgtaagtaaataaaacaacgcCCTTAAAGCTATATGTTCTAATGTatttgaacattaaaaaaattacccatacaatataatacatgtacatgtatgtatataagtatctatctattatatttatttgatatacAGACGTAAGTATCTTGGAAGACATGTTTCAACATTATTCTTAAACTACGCACAGATATAAGTATGCAAGAGTGTGCACGCGTATTGTccttatgtaaatattatttatatacttaaTTAAAACGTTTTGGAAGACATTTTTCACATTACACTTTTTCATATTATGAAGTATAGGGTGGATACACCCCACCTGCATATACAGTATAATATTGTAGACTGTTGTTTGTAGAATGCCACGCACATTCTTTTGGAAGACATCATTTTCACTtcatattttcaatacttaaaCATCTAAAGTATgcaacaaaatttgcaaaaatgtatATGAATCAACTGAATCGCATAATATTTGGTATTATAATTACATGAAATACAAAAACGACTGTTATTTATCCTTTTTCTTTAACGCCAAAACTGCCATAATCGTAGACTGTAGTATTTGTTTGTGGTTCCTAACATCCGTATTTGCCTGCTCTGCTTATGTTAAATGATCTACTTATTTGTTCACGTACTTTTGAGCCTACAGAATCTGGATGTGTCGCCGCCATGCGCTCCTGCTACATTTTTCCTTAATAGTTTCCCCTTTAAAATGGTAATCCGATTTGAAAGGCATTGACTAATGCATTGCCAGAATCGTAAATGCCTATTACGCCGAAACCGACACCGAGACCGATGATGAGTTTGTCTTTTATAACTTGCTTTTGGGTCAATAGATGACCCTTCAGTTTCAAATGGAAATAGCACGGCCAAATAAAGCTCAGCATCGTTCCCGTAAAACTGCCAATAAATCCCATCAAAATAGAGAAATGCGGTATGAAAATCGCCATCAAAACTGTGGAAATTATCACGCCTTCTCGAAACACCAGTCCCCAAACTTTTAGTTCCCCATCCAGGTGCCATATTGTGGGATATTTCGTTTTGGGTGGTCCGCGGAAAAAGTTTCGTTCGAGTAGTTCGCATGCAGCATAGTATGGCAATGGGTAGCTCAGCAATGCCTTTATTACCAAAAAGAAATTCACTAATCCCTTAAAACCTTGCGAGTGCAAGTTGTTTGTAATTACTTGTTGTGTGTCATCTTGGAAAGTTAGAAAACAAATATACCCAAAACCGGCTTTGAAAATCGCTGCTGCTATATGCGACCAATCTAACATCCAGCTGAACTTCGAACGATCGGTCATACTTCCTTCGAGAGACGGTAAAAATATCTGGGAAGTATATGAAAAGACAATGACACCTAATGAAATGGGAAAATTCTCCATATCAATGCTCCATCGTACTTTCGACCAACCCCATTCTGTAATCTGTAATATGCAGTAACCTAGAATTACAGCATTGATCACAATGTGAGACATGGTGCACCAGAACGAAAGAGTGGATAccattttcaatgatttcagAAAGCCCATGGGCAACAAGAATATGCCTACGAACAACATCCAAGATCGCGAATCAAACGAGCCCTGTGGATAAGTGCCTGCCAATAAATCACCACACACAACCACATAAAGAATGCAAGTCATAAGTAGTTCGATCAGTTGCGCGATGCTAACAGCACGAGCGCCTAGTTTTGGGCCAAAACAGACCTTTGCAATCGAAACGTAGCTGTCGCGCACGCGTATCATTTGACCGGTGTTGGGGTCGGGTTCGTATAAGCACTCCACTAGAATTTTTCCCGTATAACAGCAGATGTAAGCAATGCCGACCATTGCTATGATGGCCCAATAACCTCCGTGCAGCACTGAAAACGGCAATGAGACGATAAACATTCCCTGAATGGCATTAGTAACATTCCATGCGGCCTGATATTCGTCGATATTTGTGCCACCGCCACCTTCGCCTTCACACACAAATGAGCTGCCGTCCGAAGCAACACTTGCTTGCCTGAAAGAGAAgagcaaatttgaaatttcgtaaatatattttctattacatgtaaaaactaatatattaaaaattgcaaagttataattaaaatcaaaattcaaagtACTTTTAAATAAACCCTATTTCAAACTAATAATTTCATGCATGTGTTGGGTTGGGTTCgcaagttcgtagcgtttttatcgtttaaatgcaaaacaataattatatcaataagttaagattcattatatacaaattttaaaaatcagcgtatattattcaatttattaaggggctatatacagttagaattttgcaaaaatctttttttaatgtacatatatttaaaaatacacacagaaaagttaatatcgttccggtgaatattttcgaagttacacacaaatttgaaaaggcattTCAAAGTGCTTGAAAgtgattttcaaactttaaacgcgtttttctcaaaatagtgttttcaaagtcggtgacgaacgttactcgaaaacggctaaaccgattagtctcaaattttaacacaagctcctgaaatatattttttagtaattaatggaagattttttctcaccgataaatatttttttataagcaatttaaggccgaaatttggtaaaaaatcaatttttgtttttgcgaaaccgccattttgtcaaaaaaaaattgtctgcttctttcttcgattaattactagatttaatattaccttaacgaaatctgtttaattttttaatttcagaggatccagttcagagacgtagtggtcaccgcaaaacgtcttttttgagaggagctcccggagatcagctgtagctcctttccaaataaatatttttactaaaactaagtcttaaaatagaGTTAAAGGCAACATAatttgtgtacaaatttttagatcttattgattattgcaaagttttctcagaaaaaattctggaaaattcgctttttttcggccttctaactgtatataaccccttaatgtgtAGAGCTGCGCTACAAAACGGATAACCCAATGCATTAGCAATTTATAGTTGTTGCTTTTTAATTACCTAAATCCATCTGTTTGTTGATATCTTCCGTCATATTCGTTTGCAATAAAGGAGGTATTCTGATATTCCTCATTCTTGCATTCGCCATTGTCTGTGTCCATCCATCCATTTGGATTGCGAAAAGGATTCAGTTCGGTCGGGTTTTCAGCAATTTGggctaaacaaaaaaattaatgtaattaaaatttttaaaattcaaacgaAATGGATTAGATAATTCAAGAATTTActaccaaatatttatttatgctacTAAAATTTGTAGTATCCGCATTTGGAACGCAGCGCAAATACTTTTTACCGCATAACCCATATTTTACAACAAATCTAAGTTATATGGATTCATGCTGTTTGAATATACGCACTCGTTTCAGTGAAatgtaatttacaaaatatcgCATAAAAAGCTCCCGGATTCATTATCGTGTTTTAATAAGACCcaacataaaattttacaaagctTGATTGATAAATTAGTTTCACATTTTCTTACGAGTATACCCAATGGACAAtttcctaaataaaaaaaaggtgtgtgtgtcagctccgacacccgactggagtttactccttaagaacgattaccgtgatatttaaaaatatatttaatatgcaaaaggagtaaatgaagaccttttctatattactggaaaaatataaatttatttattctatttgctatagtaagccacctggaatgaacaatttttttggggtttttcttttttaagctgtTGTTGCAATGTCCACTTATAATAGcactacaaatatcaaataggtatttttgatccgtacttaaatctttttcactggatatatctggtagtgtgaatataattggtatataattgacgaaagaaagcttctcacaatccttcaattttttctctataTCACCGTTAAAGCTTTCAGAAGTAGAGCCATCAAAATATTCAAGCAAATGTCTAAGCGGTAGTTCATTGGCGTGGAATTGGCAGATGAACCATTGTAAGGGTTTTTGAAGACAATCTCCTCCAAAGGTTCAGACGATATCACTGGTATATGTAGGTTCTCAacgaacgcacaagcactagataggaaacggaaataagcaccaaaatgtgggcagtgttatttctgactagaaattagcaaccacaaggaaatatatatttcctacaagtttgctcCAACAAACCAGCGCGACAAGGTATGCAGTGccttttctcactagaaattcgcacccacaaggaaaatatatttcctacgagtttgcaccaacaaacaagcgccacaaggtaggcagtgctttttcgcactagaatatagaaaaagggcaacgcgtcacttccgtcagcgtacacttccggggattcacacgattttactacccatatttttcataccatgggccttatatatcgtttcttaaggagtaaactccaaaaagttcttctGAAGCTATtccatatacaattttttcttagttACTTCAATTATTTGGCTGGGTTAGGTTAACTACGTTGATTAAGAGAGGCCTCATCTAGGACAGAACTAGTCTATAGTAAGGCCAAGATATTGTATGGAGGCGTGGACTTTAAATcccaaactaaattaaattcccGTTCATTTGGGCCGCCCGTTTGAGTGGAGCATTCATAGAAATGTTATTGAAGGTTCCCTTATGTCAAGGAAAACATACCATATATGTAATAACGGCATATTCACCGGAAGGTAGAGCCTTTCTATCTGCGATATAGCACTATTGAGAGTCATCTCTGTCGACAGTTCAGTCAGAAAAGTAGGCTTCTAGTAGTACTATATTATGAATGTTTTTTGCTGCCTTTGGTCCATTCACCAATTGCCTTTCGGATAACTGAAGGAATCGTCAGAGAGttccttttatataaagaaATCTGTTATCTTTATTAGTTATTTAGTGACTTAAAGATCTCTTTTTTGTGCAACATTTAATCGTCTTTTATATGGAATGTGAAACTAGTCTATGGATGATTTGGGCaacatttttatgagaaacCTGCAAATTTAAATGACAGAAGCAGAAGCTTTCGCTTGTTAGTAATGCTTAAGGAGATTTGGCATTGCTAGCCGAGTGGTGattactatttgttttttttcgaaaaatcttaAAGATTACAACCATACCAACGTCTGGTGCCAATGGAATCCCTTTAAATGATGGAGGCCCAATGGTAAGTTTAGTATTTTGTTCATAGTTGCATAGAGAGTGCTGCAGAGTATGAAGGCAGTGTAAAAGGAGTAGTAAAGCGCTTCAACTCAacattatatttcaaaattcaaacgaTTCACGCTAAGTGCATGAAAAACAGCAGCAACTccagaaatcgtaaaaaaaaattcaagatatCGTATTAGAAAATCATCGAGTGACTAGAAGAGATTTCGTAGAAGGTCTAGGCATTTCATGGGGCtgtttaagcaatattttgactgaagtattgagtTTAAGAAAGGaaaggaacaaaaacacattcgaatgatACTTtcacagcaacatttagagcgttttcgaatgGATAAAGCGGATTTTGTGCATGGACTCATCACTATCGATGAGACTTGTGCCCATCactatgatcctaaatcaaaacaagaagcTGAAGAGTGGTgcgaacctggttcttcggctccgaaaaaTGTTGGcatccagaaatcggccaagaagttgttagcatcagtttttgcgATGCGATGGAactataaattctgaatattattgtaatcttttagaccagctgaataaaaaatttcgagaaaaaatacccagttggcaaaagacaaaaattattttccatcaGGATAATGGACTGCGTCACAAAGcgttttgacaatggctaaaacccAATCCGAACTAAAGTTCGGATTGCTGGAGCATCCATCgttttcaccagatttggcccctagcgacttccatctgatTCCATACCTATAAAACTttgtggaaagcgtttttcatcaaatgatgaggtcataacagcagcccttccagattctcattccagggatggaattcataagcTGGAATCTTGTTGGAACAAGTGCTGTTGTGAAGTTCAGatagactatactgaataatgaagggtatttcaaaccataaaattgtgtttttcttatcgaaccgcaaaacttattgaacaatctAGTACTTTACCAAACCTTTCGgcgcttttaatttaattatagtaATTTTAGTAGGTCTCAAGCAGACCTTGTGCCCTAATTTAGTTAAGCGAAAGTTGTGTACCGAGGTTTTCGGAGAAGTGACGGTTGactaaagattaaaaaaaaaaaaaatttcagcaaaacTTCAGTCCATAAAGGGTGTTCCTCGTATTGGtgagaatattaaaaataatttgccttTAGAAGTTAAATGTTATGACTTTACTTTCagaatttcaaattgtttttcattttgcaaaacttatattgtgaagatttttttaatatttttaccatcTATTTTTGCTATGCagccttcaaataaataaacttcCATTCATCCGCTTAACATGCTTGCTTCCAATTCTTGACCGCCTTAAGGAATATTGAAAGTGCCACGCTGCTTGTATCTTAATGGTAGGGCTTTACAAATAGCAGCTCGTGCGCTCCCTATAAGCCAACCCTCTATTACAAGGTGCGCTCTCGAGTCACAACCTTATGAAATTAATTGTGTTGTTggctttctatttatttatatgggTTTATATCTGaactatataaataaacaaaagtgtATCAAAAACCCGAACTATAATTACACACTCATCTGAGAGGTGTTAACCTCTCACTTCAACAACTagctaaataattttatataaagctGCACGCACACGGACTCCTAAGGCAGCTTGTTCAATTTATAAATGCGCGTCTTTTGCAAAAGTCTATGGACTGTCATTGAGATTATTATCGACGAGACATGGCTATCATCCGCCATGAGtgctgaaaaatcatcttttataAACGACTTAAGTTACATGCAAAAATCGAATACAACGTCAGCAGAGTATTGCGCACGTTTCTCATATCAAGATTAAACGCTCCAATTATCAGTTAATCTTCACCGATGCTCCAAAgcgaattaaagtttttttgctGTCGTGAAAGAAAGTGGAGAGCCTATATCGTACGGACTACTACCTCCGTTCTGCTCAATTTTCAACGCCTAAGCAACAGCAGTTCCCAACGCCATGCAGTATTCGTCAAAATCCAAGTGGAAGTTCTTCAAATGCACAGACGGCATGTCCGGTTTTCAAgtcataaaaaaactattacaaTATTGGCACCATAAGAAATAACCTGATTTCTCACCCTCATAAAATCAGAATCATGTGGGTAACAGGACATCAGGCATCAACGACAATACAATCGTTGTTACTGCTGCCACGGATATGAGCATAACTCTTACTATCATATCAAATcttatatgtaaaaattatgtttatcgACTTATAGGGCAGCAGAGGCAAACAAAACTAGTAGCTGACTGGGTTCACTTTAGCCATCGCTGCTCCAGAATTTATCCTAATCGTACTAAACCAAGTTACCTATCATATCTCCCATCTAACTATACTACGCCCCACATTCGCCTACACATTGGTCGCAGTGTAATCAGTAATGCACATCGACTACAAGGAAGGCAACCAAGTCTGTGTCCATTTTGTAATATTCCAGTCAGTTTA is a genomic window of Anastrepha ludens isolate Willacy chromosome 6, idAnaLude1.1, whole genome shotgun sequence containing:
- the LOC128868059 gene encoding vesicular inhibitory amino acid transporter isoform X2, with product MQTARQHIPEKKDYEQPGSNTTRATAQQNFNSHPQGMIPAGAGEGQYQAQIAENPTELNPFRNPNGWMDTDNGECKNEEYQNTSFIANEYDGRYQQTDGFRQASVASDGSSFVCEGEGGGGTNIDEYQAAWNVTNAIQGMFIVSLPFSVLHGGYWAIIAMVGIAYICCYTGKILVECLYEPDPNTGQMIRVRDSYVSIAKVCFGPKLGARAVSIAQLIELLMTCILYVVVCGDLLAGTYPQGSFDSRSWMLFVGIFLLPMGFLKSLKMVSTLSFWCTMSHIVINAVILGYCILQITEWGWSKVRWSIDMENFPISLGVIVFSYTSQIFLPSLEGSMTDRSKFSWMLDWSHIAAAIFKAGFGYICFLTFQDDTQQVITNNLHSQGFKGLVNFFLVIKALLSYPLPYYAACELLERNFFRGPPKTKYPTIWHLDGELKVWGLVFREGVIISTVLMAIFIPHFSILMGFIGSFTGTMLSFIWPCYFHLKLKGHLLTQKQVIKDKLIIGLGVGFGVIGIYDSGNALVNAFQIGLPF
- the LOC128868059 gene encoding vesicular inhibitory amino acid transporter isoform X1 — protein: MSFINKLKATPLPPIKNILNVAMQTARQHIPEKKDYEQPGSNTTRATAQQNFNSHPQGMIPAGAGEGQYQAQIAENPTELNPFRNPNGWMDTDNGECKNEEYQNTSFIANEYDGRYQQTDGFRQASVASDGSSFVCEGEGGGGTNIDEYQAAWNVTNAIQGMFIVSLPFSVLHGGYWAIIAMVGIAYICCYTGKILVECLYEPDPNTGQMIRVRDSYVSIAKVCFGPKLGARAVSIAQLIELLMTCILYVVVCGDLLAGTYPQGSFDSRSWMLFVGIFLLPMGFLKSLKMVSTLSFWCTMSHIVINAVILGYCILQITEWGWSKVRWSIDMENFPISLGVIVFSYTSQIFLPSLEGSMTDRSKFSWMLDWSHIAAAIFKAGFGYICFLTFQDDTQQVITNNLHSQGFKGLVNFFLVIKALLSYPLPYYAACELLERNFFRGPPKTKYPTIWHLDGELKVWGLVFREGVIISTVLMAIFIPHFSILMGFIGSFTGTMLSFIWPCYFHLKLKGHLLTQKQVIKDKLIIGLGVGFGVIGIYDSGNALVNAFQIGLPF